From Diaminobutyricibacter sp. McL0608, one genomic window encodes:
- a CDS encoding inositol monophosphatase family protein yields MAAESHLLDVALPIALRAAELVKLRRSEGVEIAASKSSAEDIVTLADRESETLIRDALAEARPDDGFFGEESGAEKGTSGITWVVDPIDGTVNYAYDIPAYAVSIAAVEGDPDPATWRALAGVVANPAIGEVFTGAAGGGSFLNGTALRVRTGVELPLALIGTGFSYSAELRVKQAGVVQGLIDQVRDIRRIGSAALDLCSLAAGRLDGYYERMLNPWDHAAGALIAREAGARVGGLDGALESKDLLIAAEPALYVRLEAALAALGVAD; encoded by the coding sequence ATGGCCGCTGAATCGCACCTCCTCGATGTCGCCCTCCCGATCGCCCTTCGCGCCGCCGAGCTCGTGAAGCTCCGGCGCAGCGAAGGGGTCGAGATCGCCGCCTCCAAGTCGTCGGCGGAAGACATCGTGACACTCGCCGACCGGGAGTCCGAGACGCTCATCCGGGATGCACTGGCCGAGGCGCGTCCCGACGACGGCTTCTTCGGTGAGGAGTCGGGTGCCGAGAAGGGCACGAGCGGGATCACCTGGGTCGTCGATCCGATCGACGGCACTGTCAACTACGCCTACGACATTCCGGCCTACGCCGTGAGTATCGCCGCGGTCGAGGGCGACCCGGATCCTGCGACCTGGCGTGCCCTCGCCGGGGTCGTCGCGAATCCTGCGATCGGCGAGGTCTTCACCGGTGCGGCCGGTGGTGGGTCCTTCCTCAACGGCACGGCGCTGCGGGTGCGAACCGGGGTCGAGCTGCCGCTGGCCCTCATCGGAACCGGATTCTCGTACTCGGCCGAGCTGCGCGTGAAACAGGCCGGCGTGGTTCAGGGACTCATCGACCAGGTGCGCGACATCCGACGCATCGGTTCGGCCGCACTCGACCTGTGCTCGCTCGCCGCAGGGCGGCTCGACGGCTACTACGAGCGGATGCTCAACCCGTGGGACCACGCGGCCGGCGCCCTGATCGCAAGGGAAGCCGGCGCGCGGGTCGGCGGACTCGATGGTGCGCTGGAGAGCAAGGATCTGCTGATCGCTGCTGAGCCCGCGCTCTACGTGCGACTGGAGGCGGCGCTCGCCGCCCTCGGCGTCGCGGACTGA
- a CDS encoding LacI family DNA-binding transcriptional regulator — MVGIDEVARLAGVSTATVSRALSGNGHVSPGTRLKVSQAALDLGYVVSSNASSLASGRTKNVGAVVPYLNRWFFSSVIEGAERALLRHGYDLTLYNLSGGGDERRSVFEHFLLRKRVDAVIAISLELTEDEVSRLLALGKPIVGVGGPLAGVRTLTIDDVAVARLATEHLLALGHTRIAHVGGHKEFDLDFHIPTNRRIGYEQALTGAGVPLRPELYQPADFTIGGGYQAAKQLLGAPRDRPTAIFAASDEMAIGAILAARDLGLSVPHDVSVVGIDDHELAEFFGLTTVAQFPTGQGEMAVEMLMGVLQPEEAQPEPVNMALPFELVVRSSSSRPDPAS; from the coding sequence GTGGTCGGAATCGATGAAGTCGCCCGTCTGGCGGGCGTGTCGACGGCGACGGTCTCGCGCGCCCTCAGCGGCAACGGTCATGTGTCGCCCGGCACCCGGCTGAAGGTGTCGCAGGCCGCGCTCGACCTCGGCTACGTGGTCTCGTCGAATGCATCGAGCCTCGCCTCCGGACGCACCAAGAACGTCGGCGCGGTCGTGCCGTACCTCAACCGCTGGTTCTTCTCGTCGGTCATCGAGGGCGCAGAGCGTGCGCTCCTGCGGCACGGCTACGACCTCACGCTGTACAACCTGAGCGGCGGAGGCGATGAGCGCCGCAGCGTGTTCGAGCATTTCCTGCTGCGCAAGCGGGTGGATGCGGTGATCGCGATCTCGCTCGAACTCACCGAAGACGAGGTCAGCCGGCTTCTCGCGCTCGGCAAACCGATCGTCGGCGTCGGCGGACCCCTCGCGGGCGTCCGCACTCTCACGATCGACGATGTCGCCGTCGCCCGCCTGGCGACGGAGCATCTGCTCGCGCTCGGGCACACCCGGATCGCGCACGTCGGCGGCCACAAGGAGTTCGATCTCGACTTCCACATTCCCACCAACCGGCGGATCGGATACGAACAGGCACTCACGGGCGCAGGCGTGCCGTTGCGCCCCGAGTTGTACCAGCCGGCGGACTTCACGATCGGCGGCGGCTACCAGGCCGCCAAGCAGCTCCTCGGGGCTCCCCGCGATCGGCCTACCGCGATCTTCGCGGCGTCGGACGAGATGGCGATCGGCGCGATCCTCGCTGCCCGCGACCTGGGGTTGAGCGTTCCGCATGATGTCTCGGTAGTGGGAATCGACGATCACGAGCTCGCAGAGTTCTTCGGCCTGACCACGGTGGCGCAGTTCCCGACCGGGCAGGGCGAGATGGCTGTCGAGATGCTCATGGGCGTGCTGCAGCCGGAGGAGGCACAGCCGGAGCCGGTGAACATGGCGCTGCCGTTCGAACTGGTCGTCCGGTCGAGTTCGTCGCGACCCGACCCCGCTTCCTGA
- a CDS encoding glycoside hydrolase family 13 protein — MPAKPTLGREWWRTAVIYQVYPRSFADSDGDGLGDLAGITRRLPALRDLGVDAVWLSPFQTSPQRDAGYDVSDYCDVDPIFGTLADFDAMLAASHALGLRVIVDIVPNHSSSDHAWFQAALAAAPGSAEREVYMFRDGRGENGELPPNNWESVFGGSAWTRITEPDGTPGQWYLHLFDTSQPDLNWQNPWVREQFRGILRFWLDRGVDGFRVDVAHGMIKAAGLPDYTPPAEGGSMGGGGATLEPDISSEPPTAPYWAQDGVHDIYREWHEVLEEYSDDRVLCAEAWVEPLEKLARWVRSDEMQQAFNFEYLETPWSAAALRSVIDHSISAFAGVGAPSTWVLSNHDVVRHATRLALTGENLQGHGIGPKTPGKPDAALGLRRARAATALMLPLPGSSYLFQGEELGLPEVIDLPDAARQDPTWFRTNGERYGRDGCRVPIPWEASAPSYGFGPTAASWLPQPASWAGFARDVQLGDPTSTLSLYTRALAVRRERNLGFGAIEWLDGFGPDVVAFRNGGLTVIANLGASPVELPAGEIVLASEPLAGRTLPTDTTVWLA; from the coding sequence ATGCCCGCCAAGCCCACGCTGGGCCGCGAATGGTGGCGCACCGCCGTCATCTACCAGGTGTACCCGCGCTCGTTCGCGGACTCCGACGGCGACGGCCTCGGCGACCTCGCCGGCATCACCCGTCGACTGCCCGCGCTGCGCGACCTCGGCGTCGACGCCGTCTGGCTGTCCCCGTTCCAGACCTCCCCGCAGCGCGACGCCGGCTACGACGTCTCCGACTACTGCGACGTCGACCCGATCTTCGGAACGCTCGCCGACTTCGATGCGATGCTCGCCGCATCCCACGCCCTCGGGCTGCGCGTGATCGTCGACATCGTTCCCAACCACTCCTCCAGCGACCACGCCTGGTTCCAGGCGGCCCTCGCTGCCGCGCCCGGCAGCGCGGAGCGCGAGGTCTACATGTTCCGCGACGGCCGTGGCGAGAACGGCGAGCTTCCGCCCAACAACTGGGAGTCGGTGTTCGGCGGTTCCGCCTGGACCCGCATCACCGAACCCGACGGCACGCCCGGCCAGTGGTACCTGCACCTGTTCGACACGTCGCAGCCCGACCTGAACTGGCAGAACCCGTGGGTTCGCGAACAGTTCCGCGGCATCCTGCGGTTCTGGCTGGACCGCGGAGTCGACGGCTTCCGCGTCGACGTCGCGCACGGCATGATCAAGGCCGCAGGTCTCCCCGACTACACGCCTCCCGCCGAGGGCGGAAGCATGGGCGGCGGCGGGGCCACCCTCGAACCCGACATCAGCTCCGAGCCGCCGACAGCGCCGTACTGGGCGCAGGACGGCGTGCACGACATCTACCGCGAATGGCACGAAGTCCTCGAGGAGTACTCCGACGACCGCGTGCTCTGCGCCGAGGCGTGGGTCGAACCGCTCGAGAAGCTGGCCCGCTGGGTCCGCTCCGACGAGATGCAGCAGGCGTTCAACTTCGAATACCTGGAGACCCCGTGGTCGGCCGCCGCACTGCGCAGCGTCATCGACCACTCGATCTCGGCCTTCGCCGGTGTCGGCGCTCCGAGCACCTGGGTGCTCTCGAACCACGACGTCGTCCGTCACGCGACCCGGCTCGCGCTGACTGGCGAGAACCTGCAGGGACACGGAATCGGGCCGAAGACTCCCGGTAAGCCCGACGCGGCTCTCGGTCTGCGCCGCGCCCGCGCTGCGACCGCGCTGATGCTTCCGCTTCCCGGCTCGAGCTACCTGTTCCAGGGCGAGGAGCTCGGACTTCCCGAGGTCATCGACCTCCCTGACGCCGCCCGTCAGGACCCGACGTGGTTCCGTACCAACGGCGAGCGCTACGGCCGCGACGGCTGCCGCGTTCCCATCCCGTGGGAAGCGTCCGCGCCGTCATACGGCTTCGGCCCGACGGCTGCCAGCTGGCTGCCGCAGCCGGCCTCGTGGGCCGGGTTCGCCCGGGATGTTCAATTGGGCGACCCGACGTCGACCCTCTCGCTGTACACGAGAGCACTCGCCGTGCGGCGTGAGCGCAACCTCGGCTTCGGTGCGATCGAGTGGCTCGACGGGTTCGGACCGGACGTCGTCGCGTTCCGCAACGGCGGCCTGACTGTGATCGCAAACCTCGGGGCGTCCCCGGTGGAGCTGCCTGCGGGCGAGATCGTGCTCGCCAGCGAACCTCTCGCCGGGCGCACACTGCCGACCGACACGACGGTCTGGCTGGCCTGA